From Daucus carota subsp. sativus chromosome 6, DH1 v3.0, whole genome shotgun sequence, the proteins below share one genomic window:
- the LOC108226200 gene encoding protein E6 translates to MASYAIALSLLLATVLLATLKVEAREMQYFSHFNIPQDEQSALKPVPEINNYNRRNFENHEIDIPTEEFIANIQKDSAESNSFPHGFDKNSYITAPQGVHASENKEFELTAEEQKFFNEKDRMNGYTNMKVRENVNAKEAQGMSDTRTLENGKYYYNPMSDIRASGKYNSAYKSKYDEFRHLEDFEFNPQNPEGYFP, encoded by the coding sequence ATGGCTAGCTATGCAATTGCCCTCTCTTTGCTCCTTGCGACAGTGCTTCTTGCCACTCTCAAAGTTGAGGCCAGAGAGATGCAATATTTTTCCCACTTTAATATTCCACAGGACGAGCAATCCGCTTTAAAACCCGTACCAGAAATCAATAATTATAACAGGCGCAACTTCGAAAATCACGAGATCGACATCCCAACAGAAGAATTCATCGCAAACATTCAAAAAGATTCTGCGGAAAGTAATAGCTTCCCTCACGGTTTTGATAAAAATTCTTATATCACTGCGCCGCAAGGCGTGCATGCATCGGAGAACAAGGAATTCGAATTAACCGCCGAAGAACAAAAATTCTTCAATGAGAAAGATCGGATGAATGGCTACACCAACATGAAGGTACGCGAGAATGTTAATGCTAAGGAGGCGCAAGGGATGAGTGATACGAGGACTCTAGAAAACGGCAAGTACTATTATAACCCTATGAGCGATATTAGAGCCAGTGGTAAATATAACAGTGCGTACAAGTCCAAGTATGATGAGTTTCGACATTTGGAAGACTTCGAATTTAATCCTCAAAATCCAGAGGGATATTTTCCTTGA